CAGAGAAAGTTGCTTCCCAATTTAAAAGAGCGTAATGGCCAAAGTAAAACCATTCAGGGCCATCAGGCCGGCTCCAGATAAAGTAGCCCATGTAACATCCCGGTCTTATGAAGTCTACTCTAAAGAAGAGCTAAAGGCTATTCTAAAATTCAATCCATTTTCCTTTCTCCATATTATCAACCCTGGTTTTAAATTTCATAAAAAAGTTTCGGGAGCGGAACGATTCCAACTGGTTCACAATCGCTACATGGAATTTCTGGAAGAAAGAGTTTTTATCAAGGAGAAAGAACCCAGTTTCTACCTCTACCAGATAAAAAAGAATGATTTTAGCTGTTGCGGGATTTTCTGTGCCACCAGTGTTGCTGACTATCGCAACAATGTTATAAAAAAGCACGAAAACACTATTGAGAGCAGGGAGAGATTATTCGCCCAATACCTCGACACTGTAAAATTCAATGCCGAACCCGTTTTGATGACCTATCCGGATCATCCCACCCTTGCCGGAATAATAAGCAAGACTAAAAAAGAGGATCCGGTATACCATTTCACGACCCCGGACAGGACCACTCATTTCCTGTGGAAAATATCCTCCTCCGAAGCCGTGAGATCCATTGAAAAAACATTTTCTGAAATGGACAGTCTGTATATCGCTGACGGACATCACCGCAGTTCCTCTTCAGAATTGCTGGCCCAATGGCATGAAGCTAAAAACCCCAAGCACAACGGGAAGGAAGCCTACAATTATTTTATGAGTTACCTTATACCGGAGAGCGAAATCAGGATTTTCGAGTTTAACAGGCTGGTAAAAGACCTGAACGGGCATTCCAAAGAGTCTTTTTTAGTAAAACTCGACGAGCTGTACCGGATTAAAAAAACGGATACAGAGTTGTACAAACCAACTAAAAAGCACCACTTCAGCATGTATTTGGACGGGGATTTCTACTCCCTCTATTTGAGAAAAAATGTACTTCCCCTTGAAGATCCCTTGAGCAAATTAGACACACATATTCTGTACAAGACTATCCTTGAGCCTATCCTAGGAATTAAAGATTTGCGGAATGATAAGCGCATCCAATACGGATACGGAAAACACAACGTACTGCGGATGAAGACGGAGATCGACAAGGGCAATTTTAAAGTGGGATTTAATCTGGTTCC
This DNA window, taken from Muriicola soli, encodes the following:
- a CDS encoding DUF1015 domain-containing protein: MAKVKPFRAIRPAPDKVAHVTSRSYEVYSKEELKAILKFNPFSFLHIINPGFKFHKKVSGAERFQLVHNRYMEFLEERVFIKEKEPSFYLYQIKKNDFSCCGIFCATSVADYRNNVIKKHENTIESRERLFAQYLDTVKFNAEPVLMTYPDHPTLAGIISKTKKEDPVYHFTTPDRTTHFLWKISSSEAVRSIEKTFSEMDSLYIADGHHRSSSSELLAQWHEAKNPKHNGKEAYNYFMSYLIPESEIRIFEFNRLVKDLNGHSKESFLVKLDELYRIKKTDTELYKPTKKHHFSMYLDGDFYSLYLRKNVLPLEDPLSKLDTHILYKTILEPILGIKDLRNDKRIQYGYGKHNVLRMKTEIDKGNFKVGFNLVPITIAEIKAIADAQLVMPPKSTYIEPKLKSGLTIYEL